From a region of the Besnoitia besnoiti strain Bb-Ger1 chromosome I, whole genome shotgun sequence genome:
- a CDS encoding hypothetical protein (encoded by transcript BESB_000880) gives MRRLCRGRRHTSRQAAPGKRAPPRGPPLQTKQKALHRREETARPPESLSGSRPRGRAVRPEAQGTGGSARKTDAPDRGGSCAFTTEQNPAPPPGGREHASAMRTSEKETPGASTPFARCRNKKVDAAVRTEDTRMRAAPEEIKNTGNTVRLDAT, from the coding sequence atgcggcgcctctgcaggggGCGTCGTCACACGTCGCGGCAAGCTGCGCCTGGaaagcgcgcgccgccacgtgGGCCCCCTCTGCAGACGAAGCAAAAGGCGCTGCacaggagagaggagactgcgCGACCGCCAGAGAGTCTCTCCGGCAGtcggcctcgcggtcgcgccgtcAGGCCTGAGGCGCAGGGCACAGGCGGGtcggcgcggaagacagaCGCCCCCGAccgcggaggaagctgcgCATTCACGACGGAGCAGAatcccgcgccgccgccgggtgGCAGGGAGCACGCGAGCGCTATGCGAACCAGCGAAAAGGAGACACCGGGGGCAAGCACGCCCTTCGCCCGGTGTCGGAACAAGAAGGTGGATGCTGCTGTCCGGACGGAGGACACGAGGATGCGGGCAGCGCCAGAAGAGATCAAGAACACCGGCAACACCGTACGCCTAGACGCAACGTAG
- a CDS encoding Pb-fam-5 protein (encoded by transcript BESB_000890): protein MRNYRAPCPVGWDLESHETGVCRAPDNYDGRCDPRTSFSGYSSDMKNAWEHACKVGTLLNLSEERSRLPQAYFPVSALEAASKLTELLQLRTAPPIKGTGPIGASGTKYSGAVLEANGTIYLPSRRYQSAYQEEIQPKTPDTSAAEAKLLEEYIARLVKIKAETTDSRLQTAIQAKNSNMPRPKGRKGNHEQSAVTLVQGIDAYKRAS from the exons ATGCGAAACTATAGAGCCCCATGCCCCGTCGGCTGGGACTTGGAGTCTCACGAAACGGGGGTCTGCCGTGCTCCCGACAACTACGATGGTCGTTGCGACCCGCGAACCAGCTTCAGTGGCTACAGCTCAGACATGAAAAATGCGTGGGAGCACGCATGCAAGGTCGGAACGCTTTTGAATTTGAGCGAAGAACGTTCACGGCTTCCGCAGGCTTACTTTCCCGTTTCTGCCCTTGAAGCGGCTTCCAAACTCACGGAGTTACTCCAACTTAGGACTGCTCCACCTATTAAGGGAACCGGACCTATTGGGGCCTCGGGCACAAAATACTCGGGGGCGGTACTGGAAGCAAACGGCACAATTTATCTTCCGTCAAGACGCTACCAGTCAGCCTACCAAGAAGAAATACAGCCGAAGACTCCAGACACgtccgcagccgaggcgaaACTCCTGGAAGAGTATATTGCCAGACTGGTTAAGATCAAAGCGGAAACGACCGATTCACGTTTGCAGACAGCTATACAG gcgaaaaacTCAAACATGCCCCGACCGAAAGGCCGGAAAGGCAACCACGAGCAGTCTGCCGTCACCCTTGTGCAGGGTATCGACGCCTATAAACGTGCCAGTTAG
- a CDS encoding cpw-wpc domain-containing protein (encoded by transcript BESB_000900): MVHSRNFNPLVGIFCMAVAVARATAAKSLVDQPLSDLSLDAATGSLLNSFNRLLEDQTKATNQSEFTRQLSDAALRIIYNVSPSLISTKVEAQTEAAARTIFLPNPDGEGCLARDYSSMCPEDFYDVGDGKICKASISKKRNSLKLYSGNCDKTQDLSNTTPVDKRAFASRCGTNLSRYWRAKRPFAKCSGFHSCVRQKDFRRYEEASRKNW; the protein is encoded by the exons ATGGTGCATAGTCGAAATTTCAATCCCCTTGTGGGGATATTTTGCATGGCCGTTGCCGTCGCCCGTGCAACAGCGGCAAAGTCGCTCGTCGACCAGCCGCTTAGTGACTTAAGCTTGGACGCCGCCACTGGCAGCCTTCTCAACTCATTCAACCGTCTTCTCGAGGATCAGACGAAAGCAACCAATCAGTCAGAGTTTACTCGGCAGCTCTCGGATGCGGCTTTGCGTATAATATACAATGTTTCTCCGTCGT TAATCAGCACCAAGGTTGAAGCCCAAACTGAGGCAGCTGCTAGAACGATATTCCTCCCCAATCCCGACGGTGAAGGCTGTTTGGCTCGAGACTATTCGTCAATGT GCCCAGAAGATTTTTATGATGTTGGGGACGGGAAAATATGCAAGGCAAGCATCTC GAAAAAACGAAACTCGTTGAAGCTGTACTCAGGCAACTGTGACAAGACACAAGATCTGTCAA ATACCACCCCTGTGGACAAGAGAGCATTTGCTTCGCGATGTGGAACGAACT TAAGCCGTTACtggcgcgcgaagcggccATTCGCGAAGTGCAGTGGCTTCCATAGCTGTGTTCGCCAAAAAGACTTTCGACGATACGAAGAAGCTTCAAGAAAAAACTGGTGA
- a CDS encoding hypothetical protein (encoded by transcript BESB_000910) yields MAAVLCAVKNIRSWSLSDWSSFAAVLCAIDCTVLPALAALLPVVGLLGDSEGAHDHLHFYSHLAALYVVLPLGFVALVLNYLQHRRTALLVSGLVGLAIVFVTHCHDSIPLPHWLHWIAHDHALIGAVGSALLISTNYLSHKAIHGMDSASSHASCCASKGRCPSKQHGGPEMVTQSPQSKKN; encoded by the exons ATGGCGGCA GTGCTGTGTGCTGTCAAGAACATTCGCAG CTGGAGTCTGAGCGACTGGAGCTCGTTTGCCGCGGTGCTCTGCGCAATCGACTGCACCGTCCTGCCGGCTCTTGCAGCATTACTGCCCGTCGTCGGCCTTCTTGGAGACTCTGAAGGCGCTCACGACCACCTCCATTTCTATTCGCACCTG GCAGCGCTGTACGTTGTGCTGCCTCTGGGATTCGTCGCGCTCGTGCTGAACTATCTGCAGCACAGGCGCACAGCTCTACTTGTGTCGGGTCTCGTCGGCCTCGCGATTGTTTTTGTCACGCATTGCCACGATAGCATCCCTTTGCCTCACTGGTTGCACTGGATCGCTCACGACCATGCACTCATTGGCGCTGTAGGCTCGGCCTTACTGATTTCGACTAATTACTTATCTCACAAAGCCATACACGGCATGGATTCTGCGAGTTCGCATGCCTCTTGCTGCGCGTCGAAGGGGCGGTGCCCCAGCAAGCAGCATGGGGGACCAGAAATGGTCACGCAGTCGCCGCAGTCAAAAAAGAACTAA
- a CDS encoding hypothetical protein (encoded by transcript BESB_000920) has protein sequence MRGEGGRPVLSSSSKEERIAEASSRGFSASLLSQEGTKHRDRQSPSLRPSPLGGNASPSGELKPDGVTLWRCSGREGAKDVADEEADVSERPERVLLSFSPTLLPTPCTSNCGGEKDSWKKVVDKKSAVKENSRASSFGAWRLPWLRSSRRSHQEEDRRKDEKPRALYVRDFGAPFFFGSCVARVSRREGPVDAVFFPGTLIAIPRWFLLCMYAISAFVTGCTYFDWPAFAHLLFRSGAFSWQCARDAAGHFVTDFRELSGDTSSVKPYICDEQDALVARLFTVAQVSESFMCIVSGFLLDSLSPLLVALLGQGLNSAGWILLACSSESFPAYIPAMICIGCGTETGYLPLVRIARLFPGHAAVVITFIGAANSGGFAVPLILIKIWDAAGPTWSFVDLCVFYICLGPLLSAIIAVCFIPYRGFSSVREGDADCDVDGKRRKGTTAHFDAEPTGTERGLSVQLSASLDEHETRQAGAFAGSWDGSSALAKGRHHVTRVSTAASDTDAVRCSLDSLLDPSPAHSRRGLQAARGDPGAAGMGTGGVEGRSAARGDVSESRAHPPGQWRHQDEGALRTSSDTTKNGNAGQRGTGGGAGCDAAGDRGRHVLLLRRWQGDPAEAEAVPRGSDFSEAPHGEPNGVGARKPTEARHAGDASTDPNLLQEAEQTPQLHSLSSVTTESAGFEAADGHLSNELHPCRSADEKQWTKKGSGGELATPSVNMVPLCQTSAFLALSSSSGRPTFFSQLFSKHFLCIAIYSSVTSVAIAFLQSASSRVYTEEVSEVAEVVLCFTFVPCVFLGWVIDSYGSFPTFLLMNTMGLISIVCATMSTSSTIQYVSVAAFCIHVSIDSEQIFCYVQSVFRPEHFGKISGAFLACDGFFSLLAIPLYDDLTVRFLGGDVRPVSIGLAAALVFCYAPVIAVWVFQQKHPDPYGVSSPRSGVESRENLGAADKSKAAVGVSEGVDEATLPESFADEAHVRGGDGKAGAGGEIQMRKKRGSVDYPKRVFRPSQGPHYHETGQEPGSVALEGETHAEGAGGESAQRDSTTLDRQRPAPERMMEAEQSALGLSRMLQGTDVIIPVWTGEDMPSRCEP, from the coding sequence AtgagaggagagggcggaCGACCCGTCTTGTCCAGTTCCTCTAAAGAAGAGCGGATCGCTGAGGCCTCGTCTCGTGGCTTCAGTGCTTCGCTTCTTTCGCAAGAGGGGACAAAGCACAGAGACAGGCAGTCTCCTTCACTCCGGCCTTCCCCGTTGGGGGGAAACGCGTCGCCATCTGGAGAACTCAAGCCCGACGGCGTGACACTGTGGCGATGCAGTGGCAGGGAGGGGGCGAAGGATGtcgcggacgaggaggcagacgtaAGCGAGAGGCCAGAGAGGgtcctcctctccttttcGCCTACTCTTCTTCCCACGCCGTGCACAAGCAACTGTGGCGGAGAGAAGGACTCGTGGAAGAAGGTTGTGGACAAGAAGTCCGCCGTCAAAGAGAACTCACGAGCATCCTCGTTTGGCGCTTGGCGCTTACCGTGGCTGCGTTCGAGCCGCCGAAGCCATCAGGAGGAGGATAGACGCAAAGATGAGAAGCCGCGTGCGCTTTACGTCAGGGACTTTGGCGCACCTTTTTTCTTCGGGTCGTGCGTGGCGCGAGTGTCTCGTCGCGAGGGGCCTGTGGATGCGGTCTTCTTCCCCGGTACGCTGATCGCGATTCCCAGGTGGTTCCTCCTCTGCATGTACGCGATCTCGGCGTTCGTCACAGGCTGCACGTACTTTGACTGGCCCGCCTTTGCGCACCTGCTGTTCAGGTCGGGGGCGTTCAGCTGGCAGTGTGCTCGCGACGCAGCTGGCCATTTTGTCACGGACTTCCGAGAGCTGTCAGGCGACACTTCGTCGGTCAAGCCGTACATTTGCGATGAACAGGACGCCTTGGTCGCTCGGCTGTTCACCGTGGCGCAAGTGTCTGAGTCCTTCATGTGCATTGTCTCAGGGTTCCTGCTAGACAGCCTCAGCCCGCTGCTTGTGGCGCTCTTGGGTCAGGGACTGAACAGCGCGGGGTGgatcctcctcgcctgcagctccgaAAGCTTTCCGGCCTACATTCCAGCGATGATCTGCATCGGCTGCGGGACAGAGACTGGCTACCTGCCTCTGGTGCGCATTGCACGGCTCTTTCCAGGCCACGCAGCGGTCGTCATAACCTTCATCGGGGCGGCCAACagcggcggcttcgcggTGCCGCTCATCTTGATCAAAATCTGGGACGCGGCCGGACCCACGTGGTCCTTCGTGGACTTGTGCGTTTTCTACATTTGCCTTGGTCCCTTACTCAGCGCCATCATTGCCGTCTGCTTCATTCCCTACCGGGGATTCAGCTCGGTGCGGGAGGGTGACGCCGACTGCGACGTGGACGGCAAGCGGCGCAAGGGGACGACGGCGCACTTTGACGCGGAGCCCACGGGCACCGAACGCGGTCTTTCAGTGCAACTCTCAGCAAGCCTCGATGAGCACGAGACGCGCCAGGCAGGGGCTTTCGCCGGCTCCTGGGACGGCAGCTCCGCTCTCGCGAAAGGACGCCACCACGTGACGCGCGTGAGCACTGCCGCTTCCGACACCGACGCCGTTCGCTGTTCCCTCGACTCCTTGCTGGATCCCTCGCCTGCTCACAGCCGAAGAGGGCTTCAAGCAGCGCGCGGGGacccaggcgccgcgggcatGGGGACGGGCGGAGTGGAAGGCCGCAGTGCTGCACGCGGAGACGTCAGCGAGTCGCGGGCGCATCCCCCTGGCCAGTGGCGCCACcaggacgaaggcgccttGCGAACCTCGAGCGACACCACGAAGAACGGAAACGCGGGACAAAGGGGGACTGGGGGTGGCGCTGGgtgcgacgcggcgggagaccgcggccgccacgtgctgcttctccgtcgcTGGCAAGGTGACCCTGCAGAGGCTGAGGCTGTCCCGCGCGGCTCAGACTTttcagaggcgccgcacggGGAACCTAATGGAGTCGGAGCGCGCAAACCAACGGAGGCAAGACACGCGGGTGACGCATCCACTGACCCTAACCTGCTCCAAGAAGCTgaacagacgccgcagctgcactcGCTTTCCAGTGTCACGACGGAGTCGGCCGGCTTCGAAGCCGCCGACGGGCATCTCAGCAACGAGTTGCATCCCTGCAGATCTGCGGACGAGAAGCAGTGGACCAAGAAGGGTTCCGGAGGGGAGTTGGCTACACCGTCCGTAAACATGGTTCCTCTGTGTCAGACTTCTGCATTTCTCGCCTTGTCGTCGTCATCCGGCCGGCCGACGTTTTTCAGTCAGCTGTTTTCGAAGCACTTTCTCTGCATCGCCATATACTCGAGCGTAACGTCTGTCGCAATCGCGTTTCTCCAGAGTGCCTCCTCACGGGTCTATACAGAAGAGGTGTCTGAAGTCGCGGAAGTTGTGCTGTGCTTCACGTTCGTCCCCTGTGTGTTCCTGGGTTGGGTCATCGACTCCTACGGATCGTTCCCCACGTTCCTGCTCATGAACACCATGGGGCTTATTTCCATAGTCTGCGCAACGATGTCCACGTCGTCCACCATCCAGTACGTCTCCGTTGCGGCTTTTTGCATTCACGTGAGCATTGATAGCGAGCAGATCTTTTGCTACGTTCAGTCTGTGTTTCGGCCTGAACACTTTGGGAAGATCAGCGGCGCATTCTTGGCTTGCGACGGattcttctcgcttcttgCGATCCCCCTCTATGACGACCTCACCGTCCGATttctcggcggcgacgtccGGCCGGTTTCGATAGGACTGGCGGCCGCCCTGGTGTTCTGCTACGCCCCTGTAATCGCCGTGTGGGTTTTCCAACAGAAGCACCCGGATCCATACGGCGTGAGCTCCCCGCGCAGCGGCGTAGAGAGCCGAGAGAACTTGGGTGCGGCCGACAAGTCCAAGGCTGCGGTGGGTGTGAGCGAGGGAGTGGATGAAGCGACGCTGCCGGAGTCTTTTGCTGACGAAGCACACGTCCGCGGGGGAGATGGCAAGGCTGGTGCCGGAGGCGAGATCCAAATGAGGAAGAAACGCGGTTCGGTCGACTATCCAAAGAGGGTCTTCCGCCCAAGTCAAGGTCCCCATTACCACGAAACGGGGCAGGAGCCGGGGTCTGTGGCGctggaaggcgagacgcacgcagaaggcgccggcggggagaGCGCTCAGAGGGACTCCACGACCTTGGACAGACAGAGGCCAGCCCCAGAGAGGATGATGGAGGCAGAGCAATCCGCGCTAGGACTGAGCAGGATGTTGCAAGGGACAGATGTGATCATCCCTGTGTGGACAGGTGAAGACATGCCAAGCAGGTGCGAGCCATGA
- a CDS encoding rhoptry kinase family protein ROP21 (encoded by transcript BESB_000930), which translates to MVMPLDRCLLPGPLRSARPPPRLAVGFLLLLCFLALLPPPLSALFLSALSSGDPAAVAASSVPGGAGGTGEASAAHPAAPPSPQEPGGAVDSQRVDEISQNSPTSESRPVGDDFNLEDDHVADPEAPIGGADTPPVPLEKRLHVARLLLEGSEAYAESFSTSDDETTYNPSNSRELPVFPQTKSTTAAFSLPVDRTKVKAMGSTVAGGSTSEEFEEHRVDLTVDHRAETPLSVLTRAPPAFGAGKPAKNRRDRDAAQASDPEGAKAPAPHDKKTEPRAGSADAAARKDEEKADGVKKAGGGAGRKLSGSDSTTADAETLSDREAGRASSKLAPQARFRRPSEALKSLITRQGTHEWPGEKEEFEQSYPFNTPIEIRSTRKGGTLTIRLEGILGSGGQGVVIEARDVNTGQGMALKVFRIRPDQRRDERKDEMILRRRVQSELAIWAYVPPRMEPRQWSDAAHLVIPFDVVEPVVPARTPALNRTRYATHWIMMDLFTGDMSQMTKILTGPPSVKLEVTEQMFLANMRLHDMGLVHSDIKMPNYFISADGRIFLGDHSLASPTGDNVPCMSGTLRYLPPENMKCISDGRRRIMTTERKDVWALGVALYMLWCNQQYPYEMGELWSKDLFVRTARAHADELDLTLCDGHATIPILGLLRVMLTPNAGRRPTLREIHKFHPIFAHPRSPPLQRRSLFSLLREVQDRNGSDLSPRSAAPPVQPAYTGLKDGQ; encoded by the exons ATGGTGATGCCGCTCGATCGTTGTCTTCTTCCCGGTCCTCTGCGttccgcgcgtcctcctccgcgcctggcTGTCggctttctcctcctcctttgCTTCCTggctctccttcctccgcccCTCTCTGCACTGTTCCTCTCGGCACTCTCCTCCGGTGATCctgccgctgtcgcggcgtcgTCAGTGCCAGGTGGAGCTGGCGGAACTGGTGAAGCCAGCGCAGCTCACCCGGCcgctccgccgtctcctcaGGAACCCGGAGGTGCCGTCGACAGCCAGCGCGTGGATGAGATTTCCCAGAATTCACCCACGTCGGAGAGTCGCCCTGTCGGCGACGACTTTAACTTGGAGGATGACCACGTGGCGGACCCGGAGGCGCCGATTGGCGGCGCCGACACGCCGCCAGTGCCCCTCGAGAAGCGACTGCATGTAGCGCGTTTGCTGCTCGAGGGGAGTGAGGCGTACGCGGAGTCGTTTTCGACGAGCGATGACGAGACTACCTACAACCCGTCGAACTCGAGGGAACTCCCCGTTTTTCCGCAGACGAAAAGCACCACCGCTGCGTTCTCGCTCCCTGTCGACCGCACAAAAGTCAAAGCGATGGGATCGACGGTGGCGGGCGGCAGCACGTCCGAGGAGTTCGAGGAACACAGAGTTGACCTTACCGTAGATCATCGCGCCGAAACTCCCCTTTCAGTCTTGACTCGGGCCCCTCCGGCGTTTGGGGCCGGAAAGCCGGCGAAAAACCGGAGGGAcagagacgctgcgcaggcATCGGACCCTGAAGGCGCCAAGGCCCCCGCCCCTCACGACAAAAAGACAGAGCCGAGGGCGGGCTCCGCGgatgctgcggcgcgaaaagacgaagagaaagcagaCGGGGTGAAAaaggcaggcggaggagcagGAAGGAAACTGTCCGGATCCGACTCGACTACAGCCGATGCCGAAACCTTGTCCGACCGCGAAGCCGGCCGAGCCAGCTCGAAGCTCGCGCCTCAGGCACGCTTTCGCAGACCTTCGGAGGCTTTGAAAAGTCTCATCACGAGACAAGGCACGCACGAATGGCCTGGCGAGAAG GAAGAGTTCGAACAGAGCTATCCCTTCAACACGCCCATAGAGATCCGATCAACTCGGAAGGGAGGGACGCTCACCATCCGCCTGGAGGGCATTCTCGGCTCCGGCGGCCAAGGCGTCGTCATCGAG gcgcgcgacgtgAACACAGGCCAAGGCATGGCTTTGAAGGTCTTCCGCATCCGACCAGACCAGCGCCGAGACGAACGCAAAGACGAGATGatcctgcgtcgtcgcgtaCAGTCAGAACTCGCCATCTGGGCATACGTGCCGCCCAGAATGGAGCCGAGGCAGTGGAGTGACGCAGCTCACTTGGTCATCCCCTTCGACGTCGTGGAACCCGTTGTGCCCGCCAGGACACCGGCGCTGAATCGTACCAGATATGCGACTCACTGGATTATGATGGATCTCTTTACAG GAGATATGTCACAGATGACGAAAATTCTGACAGGCCCGCCAAGTGTCAAACTCGAGGTGACGGAGCAAATGTTCTT GGCGAACATGCGGCTCCACGACATGGGTCTGGTGCACTCTGACATCAAGATGCCCAACTACTTCATCAGCGCGGACGGACGCATTTTCCTCGGCGATCATTCCCTCGCCAGC CCAACTGGCGACAACGTGCCGTGCATGTCGGGTACGCTTCGCTACCTGCCCCCCGAGAACATGAAGTGCATCAGCGATGGACGGCGCAGAATCATGACCacggagaggaaggacgTGTGGGCTTTGGGCGTGGCCCTCTACATGCTCTGGTGCAACCAGCAGTACCCGTACGAGATGGGAGAGCTCTGGTCAAAAGATCTCTTCG TCCGAACTGCCCGCGCCCACGCCGATGAGTTGGACTTGACGCTCTGCGACGGTCACGCGACAATCCCTATTTTG GGCTTGCTTCGCGTAATGCTGACCCCGAacgccgggcgccgcccaACTCTTCGAGAAATTCACAAGTTCCACCCGATCTTTGCGCACCCCAGAAGCCCGCCCCTTCAGAGGAGAAGCCTGTTTTCTCTGTTGAGAGAAGTCCAAGATAGGAATGGCTCCGAcctctcgcctcgcagcgcagcgcctccagtgCAGCCGGCCTACACTGGATTGAAGGACGGGCAAtga